The proteins below come from a single Salinilacihabitans rarus genomic window:
- a CDS encoding serine hydrolase domain-containing protein, translating to MTPLSRREVLAGLAVGAAVASAPAVVGGTSDPLARTDDAERPLADPAAFEAFLDDLVRAQLDAHGIPGATVAVVDGESTFTKGYGVADVEAGAPVSADRTLFRVGSVSKLFAWTAVMQGVERGALDLDADVNRYLDGLAIPETYDDPITLEHLATHAAGFEDRVRGTYVTDADAVRPLAQTLAAERPERVRPPGQFTAYSNFGAALAAHVAATAGGTSFERLVADEIFDPLAMDRSTFAQPVPAALRDDLATGYAVEDGEFRAGEFEYVGLPPTGAMSATATDVASFLRAHLRGGAVDGNRILDPGTITEMHRRRFANDERLNGMAFGFYELSRRGVRVIGHEGDTPLFHSLLCLLPDRDAGVFVSYNAPGGVAAREEFLDAFVDRYFAAGEPPVSAPDGRPTRAADVEGTYRALRVPYTTAEKFVGVAETVSVSVDDRGRLVTTSGGETRRWVEAEPLLFAEVGGTDRLAFRDGGGEITHLFLGSRPASAYERLSVLEQPRVHAVLLALSLLVFATALVGWPAEVAWRRYRGATRPRPDALPRLPLLVGGTAATCFLLFAVGFAAALVLDPFGFLYGDRFGLRLLSLLAAVGAVATVLALVVAGRAVRDRAWSRRLRAHYALVAVAGVVFAALLWYWNFLPYHT from the coding sequence ATGACGCCGCTCTCGCGCCGGGAGGTCCTCGCCGGCCTCGCGGTCGGCGCCGCCGTCGCCTCGGCTCCCGCGGTCGTCGGCGGTACGAGCGACCCGCTCGCCCGGACCGACGACGCCGAGCGGCCGCTCGCCGACCCGGCCGCGTTCGAGGCGTTCCTCGACGACCTCGTCCGGGCGCAACTGGATGCACACGGGATTCCGGGGGCGACGGTGGCCGTCGTCGACGGCGAGTCGACGTTCACGAAGGGGTACGGCGTCGCCGACGTCGAGGCGGGAGCGCCCGTCAGCGCGGACAGGACGCTCTTTCGCGTCGGCTCCGTCTCGAAGCTGTTCGCGTGGACAGCCGTGATGCAGGGCGTCGAACGCGGGGCGCTCGACCTCGACGCGGACGTAAACCGGTACCTCGACGGGCTCGCGATTCCCGAGACGTACGACGACCCGATCACGCTGGAGCACCTCGCGACGCACGCGGCCGGCTTCGAGGACCGAGTTCGGGGCACCTACGTCACCGACGCCGACGCCGTGCGGCCGCTGGCGCAAACCCTGGCCGCGGAGCGGCCCGAACGCGTCCGCCCGCCGGGGCAGTTCACCGCGTACTCGAACTTCGGCGCCGCGCTCGCGGCCCACGTTGCGGCGACGGCGGGTGGGACGTCGTTCGAGCGGCTCGTGGCCGACGAGATATTCGATCCGCTCGCGATGGACCGGAGCACGTTCGCCCAGCCGGTTCCGGCGGCGCTCCGGGACGACCTCGCGACCGGCTACGCGGTCGAAGACGGCGAGTTCCGGGCGGGGGAGTTCGAGTACGTCGGCCTGCCGCCGACGGGCGCGATGAGCGCCACCGCGACCGACGTGGCGTCGTTCCTCCGGGCGCACCTCCGGGGCGGCGCGGTCGACGGGAACCGGATCCTCGACCCGGGGACGATCACCGAGATGCACCGCCGGCGGTTCGCGAACGACGAGCGGCTCAACGGGATGGCCTTCGGCTTCTACGAGTTGAGCCGCCGCGGCGTCCGCGTGATCGGTCACGAGGGGGACACGCCGCTGTTTCACAGCCTCCTCTGTCTCCTGCCCGACCGCGACGCCGGCGTCTTCGTCTCGTACAACGCTCCGGGCGGCGTGGCCGCCCGCGAGGAGTTCCTCGACGCGTTCGTCGACCGGTACTTCGCCGCGGGGGAGCCGCCCGTCTCGGCTCCCGACGGGAGGCCGACGCGCGCGGCCGACGTCGAGGGGACCTACCGGGCGCTCCGGGTCCCGTACACCACCGCCGAGAAGTTCGTCGGCGTCGCGGAGACGGTGTCGGTCTCGGTCGACGACCGCGGACGGCTGGTGACGACGAGCGGCGGCGAGACGCGGCGGTGGGTCGAGGCGGAACCGCTCCTCTTCGCGGAGGTCGGCGGAACCGACCGCCTCGCGTTTCGCGACGGCGGCGGGGAGATCACCCACCTGTTCCTCGGGAGCCGTCCGGCCTCGGCGTACGAACGGCTCTCGGTGTTGGAGCAGCCCCGGGTCCACGCGGTGCTCCTCGCGCTCTCGCTGCTGGTCTTCGCGACCGCCCTCGTCGGCTGGCCGGCCGAGGTGGCGTGGCGGCGGTACCGCGGCGCGACGCGCCCCCGGCCCGACGCCCTCCCTCGACTGCCGCTGCTGGTGGGCGGGACGGCCGCGACGTGTTTCCTCCTGTTCGCCGTCGGCTTCGCCGCCGCCCTCGTGCTCGATCCGTTCGGCTTCCTGTACGGGGACCGGTTCGGGTTGCGACTCCTCTCGCTGCTGGCGGCGGTCGGGGCCGTCGCGACCGTCCTCGCGCTGGTCGTCGCCGGCCGCGCCGTCCGCGACCGGGCGTGGAGCCGCCGACTGCGAGCCCACTACGCGCTGGTCGCGGTCGCCGGGGTCGTCTTCGCGGCCCTCCTCTGGTACTGGAACTTCCTCCCGTACCACACGTAA
- a CDS encoding alpha/beta hydrolase, producing the protein MRHRVFNPDGDAELVFVMGWGNRWTHENIGWLIGQLTDAGYRVHAFEIPTNVDDFKADWLEPIAEYVVDLDGYQLLAHSAGALIAPALDGAENHVYLSPWWGYSERLPRPLLDLVAEIPTAFPFVPTGGMDRADLGELATDHQLATGPKWVSPAFVRETRHAQQELLAIDHDAVVFCSLRDPVVSLRPIGERVPPEHVVLYDGGHELFSSAVREEYVDPLLAALEEGAAAVEDRPTVTV; encoded by the coding sequence ATGAGACACCGGGTATTCAACCCCGACGGCGACGCGGAACTCGTCTTCGTGATGGGCTGGGGCAACCGCTGGACCCACGAGAATATCGGCTGGCTGATCGGTCAGCTCACCGACGCCGGCTACCGCGTCCACGCGTTCGAGATCCCGACGAACGTCGACGACTTCAAAGCCGACTGGCTGGAGCCGATCGCCGAGTACGTCGTCGACCTCGATGGCTACCAGTTGCTCGCCCACAGCGCCGGCGCGCTGATCGCGCCGGCGCTAGACGGCGCCGAGAACCACGTCTACCTCAGCCCGTGGTGGGGCTACAGCGAGCGCCTGCCGCGGCCCCTCCTCGACCTCGTCGCGGAAATTCCGACGGCGTTCCCGTTCGTCCCGACCGGCGGGATGGACCGGGCGGACCTCGGCGAACTGGCGACCGACCACCAGCTGGCGACGGGGCCGAAGTGGGTCTCGCCGGCGTTCGTCCGCGAGACGCGCCACGCCCAGCAGGAACTGCTCGCCATCGACCACGACGCGGTCGTCTTCTGCTCGCTGCGCGACCCCGTGGTCAGCCTGCGACCGATCGGCGAGCGCGTCCCGCCCGAGCACGTCGTGCTGTACGACGGCGGCCACGAACTGTTCTCCTCGGCGGTCCGCGAGGAGTACGTCGACCCCCTGCTCGCGGCCCTCGAAGAGGGCGCCGCCGCCGTCGAGGACCGGCCGACGGTCACCGTCTGA
- the ncsA gene encoding tRNA 2-thiolation protein NcsA, which yields MECNRCDAEAVMHAAYSGAHLCETHFRESVEKRVRRRVRRDDLVPREASPENPRTWVIGLSGGKDSVVLTKILHETFAEDPRIELVGLTIHEGIAGYRDESLDACVDLTADLGIRHEVVSYEEEFGVRMDEVVEDDPENMAACAYCGVFRRDVLSRYAEELDADLLLTGHNLDDEAQTALMNVLEGDVSQIAKHFDASLGPLSEREEQAEFVPRAKPLRDVPEKEVALYAHLRELPAHIAECPHSSEAYRGEIQQLLYGLEENHPGTRHSILSGYEELASIVAERYRDDGDGADLRECVECGSTTTRERCRKCSLLEALA from the coding sequence ATGGAGTGCAACCGGTGTGACGCGGAGGCGGTGATGCACGCCGCCTACTCGGGGGCGCACCTCTGTGAGACTCACTTCCGTGAGTCCGTCGAGAAGCGGGTCCGGCGCCGGGTCCGCCGGGACGACCTCGTCCCCCGGGAGGCGAGCCCCGAGAACCCCCGGACGTGGGTGATCGGCCTCTCGGGCGGCAAGGACAGCGTCGTCCTCACGAAGATCCTCCACGAGACGTTCGCCGAGGACCCCCGCATCGAACTCGTCGGCCTGACGATCCACGAGGGGATCGCGGGCTACCGCGACGAGAGCCTCGACGCCTGCGTCGACCTCACCGCGGACCTCGGGATCCGCCACGAGGTCGTCAGCTACGAGGAGGAGTTCGGCGTCCGGATGGACGAGGTCGTCGAGGACGACCCCGAGAACATGGCCGCCTGCGCCTACTGCGGGGTCTTCCGCCGGGACGTCCTCTCGCGGTACGCCGAGGAACTCGACGCCGACCTCCTGCTGACGGGCCACAATCTGGACGACGAGGCCCAGACTGCCCTGATGAACGTCCTCGAGGGCGACGTCTCACAGATCGCCAAGCACTTCGACGCCAGCCTCGGGCCGCTCTCCGAGCGCGAGGAGCAAGCCGAGTTCGTCCCGCGGGCGAAACCCCTCCGGGACGTCCCCGAGAAGGAGGTCGCCCTCTACGCCCACCTGCGGGAGTTGCCGGCGCACATCGCCGAGTGTCCCCACTCCAGCGAGGCCTACCGCGGCGAGATCCAGCAGTTGCTGTACGGCCTCGAGGAGAACCACCCCGGCACGCGCCACTCGATCCTCTCGGGGTACGAGGAACTCGCGAGCATCGTCGCCGAGCGCTACCGCGACGACGGCGACGGCGCCGACCTCCGGGAGTGCGTCGAGTGTGGATCGACGACGACGCGCGAGCGCTGCCGAAAGTGCTCGCTGCTGGAGGCGCTGGCCTAG